A genomic region of Mycolicibacterium poriferae contains the following coding sequences:
- the mbp1 gene encoding microaggregate-binding protein 1: MADNNSGPEEGIKGVVEDVKGKAKEVVGTVTGRNDMVEEGKAQQDKAEAQRDAARKEAEADAARGAASAAEKRQEAQQ, encoded by the coding sequence ATGGCTGACAACAACAGTGGTCCCGAGGAAGGCATCAAGGGCGTCGTCGAGGACGTGAAGGGCAAGGCCAAGGAAGTGGTCGGCACTGTCACCGGTCGTAACGACATGGTCGAAGAGGGCAAGGCCCAGCAGGACAAGGCCGAGGCCCAGCGCGACGCGGCCAGGAAGGAAGCCGAGGCCGACGCGGCCCGCGGGGCTGCCAGCGCAGCCGAGAAGCGCCAGGAGGCGCAGCAGTAG
- a CDS encoding SulP family inorganic anion transporter encodes MTQEPAQQDLCARAKGAVLSTTSSEISPQQQQSVLGALRSPRRLRTEVLAGLVVALALIPEAISFSIIAGVDPRVGLFASFTMAVTIAIVGGRPAMISAATGAVALVIAPLVASHGLDYLIAAVILAGLLQLVLGGLGVAKVMRFVPRSVMVGFVNALAILIFLSQVPHLLGVPWLVYPMVAVGILVIVALPKLTTAIPAPLVAIAVLTVAAVLGGWNVPDVGDEGRLPSNLPSWLIPDVPLTMETLRIIAPYALAMAVVGLLESLMTAKLVDDITDTHSNKSREAVGQGVANMVSGFFGGMGGCAMIGQTMINVKVSGARTRISTFLAGVFLLALVVGLGDLVARIPMAALVAVMIMVSVATLDWHSINPKTLRRMPKSETFVMLATVAVTVATHNLAYGVAVGTLAAMVLFARRVAHFTEVVALDPAPADAPAETAADTRVYAVRGELFFASSNDLVYQFDYVGDPANIVIDMSDAHIWDASTVATLDAITTKYAAKGKSVTIIGMNDNSAERHARLSGQLSGAH; translated from the coding sequence ATGACCCAAGAGCCCGCGCAACAGGACCTTTGTGCCCGCGCGAAAGGAGCCGTCTTGTCGACGACGTCCAGTGAGATCTCCCCACAACAGCAGCAGTCGGTGCTGGGCGCGCTGCGGTCACCGCGGCGGCTGCGCACCGAGGTGCTGGCCGGTCTGGTGGTGGCGCTGGCGTTGATCCCCGAGGCGATCTCGTTCTCCATCATCGCCGGCGTCGACCCGCGGGTCGGGCTGTTCGCGTCGTTCACGATGGCCGTCACCATCGCGATCGTCGGCGGGCGCCCGGCGATGATCTCCGCCGCGACCGGAGCCGTCGCGCTCGTGATCGCGCCACTGGTCGCCAGCCACGGCCTGGACTATCTGATCGCAGCGGTGATCCTGGCCGGGCTGCTGCAGCTGGTGCTCGGCGGCCTCGGCGTGGCCAAGGTGATGCGGTTCGTGCCGCGCAGCGTCATGGTCGGCTTCGTCAACGCGCTGGCCATCCTGATCTTCCTGTCCCAGGTGCCGCACCTGCTCGGGGTTCCGTGGCTGGTGTACCCGATGGTCGCCGTCGGCATCCTGGTGATCGTCGCGCTGCCCAAGCTGACCACCGCGATCCCCGCGCCGCTGGTCGCCATCGCGGTGCTGACCGTCGCAGCGGTGCTCGGCGGCTGGAACGTGCCCGACGTCGGCGATGAAGGCCGGCTCCCGTCGAACCTGCCGTCGTGGCTGATCCCCGACGTGCCGCTGACGATGGAGACGCTGCGCATCATCGCCCCCTACGCGCTGGCCATGGCCGTCGTCGGGCTGCTCGAATCGTTGATGACCGCCAAGCTCGTCGACGACATCACCGACACCCACTCCAACAAGTCCCGCGAAGCCGTCGGGCAGGGCGTGGCCAACATGGTCAGCGGATTCTTCGGCGGCATGGGCGGCTGCGCGATGATCGGGCAGACGATGATCAACGTCAAGGTCAGCGGCGCCCGCACCCGAATCTCGACGTTCCTGGCCGGCGTGTTCCTGCTGGCTTTGGTGGTCGGCCTCGGTGACCTCGTCGCGCGCATCCCGATGGCGGCCCTGGTCGCGGTCATGATCATGGTGTCGGTCGCCACGCTCGACTGGCACAGCATCAACCCGAAGACGTTGCGCCGCATGCCCAAGAGCGAAACGTTCGTGATGCTCGCGACGGTCGCCGTCACCGTGGCCACCCACAACCTGGCCTACGGTGTGGCGGTCGGAACGTTGGCGGCGATGGTGCTGTTCGCCCGCCGCGTCGCGCACTTCACCGAGGTCGTGGCGCTGGACCCGGCCCCTGCTGACGCCCCTGCCGAGACTGCCGCCGACACCCGCGTCTACGCGGTCCGGGGAGAGCTGTTCTTCGCCTCCAGCAACGACCTGGTGTACCAGTTCGACTACGTGGGCGACCCCGCCAACATCGTCATCGACATGAGCGACGCGCACATCTGGGACGCCTCCACCGTCGCCACGCTGGACGCGATCACCACCAAGTACGCAGCGAAGGGCAAGTCGGTCACCATCATCGGCATGAACGACAACAGCGCCGAGCGGCACGCCCGGCTGTCAGGCCAACTCAGCGGCGCGCACTAG
- a CDS encoding MerR family transcriptional regulator, producing the protein MELLQIGEVSARTELSIKTIRHYDDVGLVVPSARSAGGFRLYTGDDVARLIAIRRMKPLGFTLEEMRELLDALDVLDDGTSSGAERVRATDALAEFHRRAADACATLTKQLGYARELTEQLARYRPDELR; encoded by the coding sequence ATGGAGCTGTTGCAGATCGGTGAGGTGTCGGCGCGCACCGAGCTGTCCATCAAGACCATCCGGCACTACGACGACGTAGGCCTGGTGGTGCCGTCCGCACGCTCGGCGGGCGGGTTCCGGCTCTACACCGGCGATGACGTCGCCCGGCTGATCGCGATCCGCCGGATGAAACCGCTCGGGTTCACCCTCGAGGAGATGCGGGAGCTGCTCGACGCGTTGGACGTGCTCGACGACGGCACGTCGTCCGGCGCTGAACGAGTCCGAGCCACCGACGCCCTGGCTGAGTTTCACCGCCGTGCCGCCGATGCGTGCGCCACGCTGACCAAGCAACTGGGCTATGCGCGCGAGCTCACCGAGCAACTCGCCCGCTACCGCCCCGACGAGCTTCGTTGA
- a CDS encoding TetR/AcrR family transcriptional regulator has product MDERLSSGRHHLSPDEVAADQQKRLFKALAVVMGEKGYSNTTVGDLIKHARVSRATFYQQFESKQDCFMAGYARMQSNVLGGLRATPVLGSPMARFRAMLTNYLNFLAADPPTARLYLVEVYAAGPEALRRRMQLQQDFVAGVAEVFAARSKADRFACQALVAAISMLVTGALADGDAQAILALEKPLVEFTERALPASLH; this is encoded by the coding sequence GTGGACGAGCGGCTGAGTTCTGGCCGGCATCACCTCAGTCCCGACGAGGTGGCCGCCGATCAGCAGAAGCGCTTGTTCAAGGCGCTCGCCGTGGTGATGGGTGAGAAGGGTTACAGCAACACCACGGTCGGCGACCTGATCAAACACGCCAGGGTGTCGCGCGCGACGTTCTACCAACAGTTCGAGTCCAAGCAGGACTGCTTCATGGCCGGTTACGCCCGCATGCAGAGCAACGTCCTCGGCGGTCTGCGGGCGACACCGGTGTTGGGCAGCCCGATGGCGCGATTCCGTGCGATGCTCACCAACTACCTGAACTTCTTGGCCGCCGACCCACCGACCGCCCGGTTGTACCTGGTCGAGGTGTACGCCGCTGGGCCGGAGGCGCTGCGACGTCGCATGCAGTTGCAGCAGGACTTCGTCGCCGGTGTGGCCGAGGTGTTCGCCGCCCGCAGCAAAGCCGACAGGTTCGCCTGCCAGGCGCTGGTCGCGGCGATTTCGATGCTGGTGACCGGGGCGCTGGCCGACGGCGACGCCCAGGCCATCCTGGCGCTGGAGAAGCCGCTGGTGGAGTTCACCGAGCGGGCATTGCCGGCGTCGCTGCACTGA
- a CDS encoding DUF3375 domain-containing protein: MHDTAQPSVAELLDHNRDLQGSRAIRLLATHNLGLYATLMERHLADGVIPETELVIRLERDLDDVGHPDGQSGLALIKSWASQGWLHRIVDERSDQNVCYLTQDARRALDFVRGMRRNDTIATGGSIHGIASRLKQVAVRVDNDPARIRKHIEAEIAALHSELDQLDAGERPDPDPTDCYDEARAIALQMERLITDIGQYGTMIEQATAALDEPIDTNTEYRDRQRQMYADYQAAWDSQGRDSHRAFLRMINDPDQRAEFEADVAAVADALPALDPALRKVMAGFFELVGHQIDEVERIQQRCAQRVKRFTAFGTLEQSRGVARQLNEALGSARALLKTSLTDSRLDLDVPLARHAISSVGALSFKIGDLSAPKPARPADGQVDLASFAALTTQVDAPAMSQMLNTALHRGPVSLPDAVALLESAYLGHVIVLWSWALKQPAAESVRESTTVRFRSLDGRDREIAVPKLMFTEPITALVGAST; encoded by the coding sequence GTGCACGACACCGCCCAGCCGTCGGTTGCTGAGCTGCTCGACCACAACCGTGACCTGCAGGGATCCCGGGCGATCCGGCTGCTGGCCACCCACAACCTGGGGCTCTACGCGACGCTGATGGAACGTCACCTGGCCGACGGCGTGATCCCCGAGACCGAGCTGGTGATCCGCCTGGAACGCGACCTGGACGACGTGGGTCATCCCGACGGACAGTCCGGCCTGGCGTTGATCAAGTCGTGGGCCAGCCAGGGCTGGCTGCACCGCATCGTCGACGAGCGCAGCGACCAGAACGTCTGCTACCTCACCCAGGACGCCCGCCGGGCGCTGGACTTCGTCCGCGGGATGCGCCGCAACGACACCATCGCCACGGGCGGCTCCATTCACGGCATCGCCTCGCGGCTCAAGCAGGTGGCGGTGCGGGTGGACAACGACCCGGCCCGCATCCGCAAGCACATCGAGGCCGAGATCGCGGCCCTGCACAGCGAACTCGACCAGCTGGACGCCGGTGAGCGACCCGACCCGGACCCCACCGACTGCTACGACGAGGCCCGCGCGATCGCGCTGCAGATGGAACGTCTGATCACCGACATCGGCCAGTACGGCACGATGATCGAGCAGGCCACCGCGGCGCTGGACGAGCCGATCGACACCAACACCGAGTACCGCGACCGTCAGCGTCAGATGTACGCCGACTACCAGGCCGCGTGGGACTCGCAGGGCCGCGACAGCCACCGCGCGTTCCTGCGGATGATCAACGACCCCGACCAGCGCGCCGAGTTCGAGGCCGACGTCGCCGCGGTCGCCGACGCGCTGCCCGCGCTGGACCCAGCCCTGCGCAAGGTGATGGCGGGCTTCTTCGAGCTGGTCGGTCACCAGATCGACGAGGTGGAACGCATTCAGCAGCGCTGCGCGCAACGGGTCAAGCGGTTCACCGCGTTCGGCACGCTCGAGCAGAGCCGCGGGGTGGCCCGCCAGCTCAACGAGGCGCTCGGCTCCGCGCGGGCGTTGCTGAAGACTTCGCTGACCGACTCCCGGCTCGACCTCGACGTGCCGCTGGCCCGTCACGCGATCAGCTCGGTGGGCGCGCTGAGCTTCAAGATCGGCGACCTGTCGGCCCCCAAGCCGGCGCGGCCCGCCGACGGGCAGGTCGACCTGGCCAGTTTCGCGGCGCTGACCACGCAGGTCGACGCGCCCGCGATGTCGCAGATGCTCAACACGGCCCTGCACCGCGGCCCGGTGTCGTTGCCCGACGCGGTGGCGCTGTTGGAGTCCGCCTACCTCGGGCACGTCATCGTGTTGTGGTCATGGGCGCTCAAACAGCCTGCCGCCGAATCGGTTCGGGAGTCCACCACGGTGCGGTTCCGGTCCCTCGACGGGCGCGACCGCGAGATCGCCGTGCCGAAGCTGATGTTCACCGAACCGATCACCGCCCTCGTGGGAGCCAGTACATGA
- a CDS encoding DUF4194 domain-containing protein, whose product MDTESIDYRGFSDLPQVDQNARPPAQRRPRFDGDVSELPDRACWALQHLLTRRYVSAENDADIYAWVLEYRNQLSVRLSELDLLLRVVDGTDVAFVEQARYESAKGIKLLRREPLGTYDSILALHLAQMMRAAGGQRVLISREEMHGLFSGVLNDTDRDAVTFTARIDAAIARLTGLEILRRSRDDEDSYTISPVISAIMTASVITELQQQFELLARGGAPADDTGEVELDD is encoded by the coding sequence ATTGACACCGAATCCATCGACTACAGGGGCTTTTCCGACCTGCCGCAGGTCGACCAGAACGCCCGCCCGCCGGCGCAGCGGCGGCCCCGGTTCGACGGCGACGTCTCCGAACTCCCGGACCGGGCCTGCTGGGCCCTGCAGCACCTGCTGACCCGCCGCTACGTCAGTGCCGAGAACGACGCCGACATCTACGCCTGGGTGTTGGAGTACCGCAACCAGCTCAGCGTCCGACTCTCCGAACTGGACCTGCTGCTGCGGGTGGTCGACGGCACCGACGTCGCGTTCGTCGAACAGGCCCGCTACGAATCCGCCAAGGGCATCAAGCTGTTACGCCGCGAACCGCTGGGAACCTACGACTCGATCCTCGCGCTGCACCTGGCGCAGATGATGCGCGCCGCCGGCGGGCAGCGGGTGCTGATCAGCCGCGAGGAGATGCACGGGCTGTTCTCCGGCGTGCTCAACGACACCGACCGCGACGCGGTCACGTTCACCGCCCGCATCGACGCCGCGATCGCACGCCTGACCGGGCTGGAGATCCTGCGTCGCAGCCGCGACGACGAGGACAGCTACACCATCAGCCCGGTGATCAGCGCGATCATGACGGCCTCGGTGATCACCGAGCTGCAGCAGCAGTTCGAACTGCTCGCCCGTGGTGGCGCACCGGCCGACGACACCGGAGAGGTCGAACTCGATGACTGA
- a CDS encoding AMP-binding protein — protein sequence MPPIATSIPAALAARAQAQPDDVAYTFIDYEYDPAGAAESLTWSEVHERVQIVAEKLSKLGAPGDRAVILAPQSLDYVVAFLGAIQAGFVAVPLSMPMFRQHDERVSGVMADATPVAVLTTSDVIEDVRKYGQVESRSHAPKFIEVDTLDFDSPAKPPAPVALPKAGYIQYTSGSTRRPAGVVVTHQNIFENMEQILPDFFEAYDEPPADLTVVTWLPLYHDMGLLVGVFLGMRMGRSTVLMTPVAFMQKPARWIQQLALNPHTFTAAPNFAYELAVKRTKDEDLAGLDLSGVVVMINGAERVHGATVRRFNDRFGPYGLPEAAMRPSYGLAEATVYVTSSAGGRAPTSVRFDYDELAAGRAQPCAEGAGSEHIGLGVPRSTTVRVVDPQTRVEAPAGTIGEVWLHGPHVAGGYWHNPQLTEELFAGQLAQTSEGTPKGPWLRTGDLGVLFDEELFIVGRIKDLLIVDGRNHYPDDIEATVQELTGGRVAAVSVPDDPSEKLVVIAELKKQLDAEVLDSVKQQVTAAVSQTHSVRLDDLMMVGPGSLPLTTSGKVRRGTCVELYHSDGFRRLDAAPA from the coding sequence ATGCCCCCGATCGCCACGTCCATCCCCGCAGCACTCGCCGCCCGCGCGCAGGCACAGCCCGATGACGTCGCCTACACGTTCATCGACTACGAGTACGACCCGGCCGGCGCCGCAGAGAGCCTGACGTGGTCCGAGGTGCACGAGCGGGTCCAGATCGTCGCCGAGAAGCTGAGCAAGCTGGGTGCGCCCGGTGACCGCGCGGTGATCCTGGCGCCGCAGAGCCTCGACTATGTGGTCGCCTTCCTGGGCGCCATCCAGGCCGGCTTCGTGGCCGTGCCGCTGTCGATGCCGATGTTCCGCCAGCACGACGAGCGGGTATCGGGGGTGATGGCCGACGCCACCCCGGTGGCGGTGCTGACCACCTCGGACGTGATCGAGGACGTCCGCAAGTACGGCCAGGTCGAATCGCGTTCGCACGCACCGAAGTTCATCGAGGTCGACACGCTGGACTTCGACTCCCCGGCCAAGCCGCCGGCACCGGTCGCGCTGCCGAAGGCGGGCTACATCCAGTACACGTCGGGGTCGACGCGCCGACCGGCCGGGGTGGTGGTGACCCATCAGAACATCTTCGAGAACATGGAACAGATCCTGCCGGACTTTTTCGAGGCGTACGACGAGCCGCCCGCCGACCTGACGGTGGTGACGTGGCTGCCGCTGTATCACGATATGGGTCTGCTGGTCGGGGTGTTCCTCGGGATGCGGATGGGACGCAGCACGGTGCTGATGACCCCGGTGGCGTTCATGCAGAAGCCGGCCCGCTGGATCCAGCAGCTGGCCCTGAACCCGCACACGTTCACCGCCGCGCCGAACTTCGCCTACGAGCTGGCGGTCAAGCGCACCAAGGACGAGGACCTGGCCGGGTTGGACCTCAGCGGCGTCGTGGTGATGATCAACGGTGCCGAGCGCGTGCACGGCGCGACGGTGCGACGGTTCAACGACCGGTTCGGCCCGTACGGTCTGCCGGAGGCGGCGATGCGGCCGTCCTACGGATTGGCCGAGGCCACCGTGTATGTCACGTCGTCGGCCGGCGGGCGCGCCCCGACGTCGGTGCGATTCGACTATGACGAGCTGGCCGCCGGCCGCGCGCAGCCGTGCGCCGAGGGTGCCGGCTCCGAGCACATCGGCCTCGGGGTACCGCGTTCGACGACGGTGCGGGTGGTCGATCCGCAGACGCGCGTGGAGGCCCCGGCGGGCACCATCGGTGAGGTCTGGCTGCACGGCCCGCACGTGGCCGGCGGCTACTGGCACAACCCGCAGCTGACCGAGGAGCTGTTCGCCGGCCAGCTGGCCCAGACCAGCGAGGGCACCCCCAAGGGTCCGTGGCTGCGCACCGGAGACCTCGGGGTCCTCTTCGACGAGGAACTGTTCATCGTCGGACGGATCAAGGATCTGCTGATCGTCGACGGCCGCAACCACTACCCCGACGACATCGAGGCCACGGTGCAGGAGCTGACCGGGGGCCGGGTCGCCGCGGTGTCGGTTCCCGACGATCCGAGCGAGAAGCTGGTGGTGATCGCCGAGCTGAAGAAGCAGCTCGACGCCGAGGTGCTGGACAGCGTCAAACAACAGGTGACGGCCGCGGTGTCCCAGACCCACAGCGTCCGCCTCGACGATCTGATGATGGTCGGTCCCGGGTCGTTGCCGCTGACCACCAGCGGGAAGGTGCGCCGCGGGACCTGCGTGGAGCTGTACCACTCCGACGGGTTCCGCCGGTTGGACGCCGCACCGGCGTAG
- a CDS encoding TetR/AcrR family transcriptional regulator, translating to MSVSHSESKGLRERKKMQTRLAIRREAFRLFTEQGYAETTIEQIAAAAEVSPRTLYRYFGVKEALLLSDDHISPTVEAFANAPRHLSYVQAYHHAVNEVYGALSPEEREDAIAGQQILYQVPEARGLLYTAYLTLADLLTEALLRRPDGPADEAERRVMAGAIMGVLILTAQDTPLPEAAMDRALSILDSRLS from the coding sequence ATGAGCGTCAGCCATTCGGAATCGAAGGGTTTGCGCGAGCGGAAGAAGATGCAGACGCGCCTGGCGATCCGCCGCGAAGCCTTCCGCCTGTTCACCGAGCAGGGCTACGCCGAGACCACGATCGAGCAGATCGCGGCCGCCGCCGAGGTCTCACCGCGCACTTTGTACCGGTACTTCGGCGTCAAGGAAGCGCTGTTGCTGTCCGACGACCACATCTCGCCGACCGTCGAGGCCTTCGCCAACGCTCCCCGCCACCTGAGCTACGTGCAGGCCTACCACCACGCGGTGAACGAGGTGTACGGGGCGCTGTCGCCGGAAGAACGCGAGGATGCGATCGCCGGCCAGCAGATTCTGTATCAGGTGCCCGAGGCGCGCGGGTTGCTCTACACCGCGTATCTGACGCTGGCCGATCTGCTCACCGAGGCGCTGCTGCGCCGCCCCGACGGTCCCGCCGACGAGGCCGAGCGCCGGGTCATGGCCGGCGCGATCATGGGGGTGCTCATCCTCACCGCCCAGGACACTCCGCTGCCGGAGGCGGCGATGGACCGGGCGCTGAGCATTCTGGACTCCCGGTTGTCCTGA
- a CDS encoding esterase-like activity of phytase family protein has product MAGTNRGTARRAATAVAITAVVVAGCSTDNQDDAGDTAAPDTPRATSPIDFDLPAAQRYHRTATYPVYLNKPEGDSVDAETVAEISTVTPDGNTVIYTDAAAKRIGFVDVADPVNPVGQGTLSLEELGNADDQPTSVAAVADVVLVVIDTTGGDFANPSGRVDIVRVSDRTPVHSIDLGGQPDSIAISPDGSFAAIAMENQRDEEATPPGGEEGDLPQPPTGFLQLIDLAGEPNTWSARRVDFDVEAARSAGLDTPEDLEPEYVSINSRGQVALTFQENNGVAIIEGRTGEVTNIFSAGSESVEGIDTAEDGTIDQSGSISDTPREPDAIGWVGDDHVVTANEGDWKGGTRGWTIFDATTGEVVWDAGNSFSQLAVRTGLHIEGRAESKGPEPEGLAITEINGTPTALVASERSNFVAVYDVSDVTAPQFRQILPTTPGPEGVLPIPSRNLLVISSEADDAEAGVRASLNVYGFGDRFAASGGGDQSAASGGTPMFPSIVSGDVDGAPIGWGALGALSADPADENRLYTATDNAYGPARVLGIDLTQTPALIDTELPVTDNGEAVTLDVEGISARPDGGFVLGVEGEEGPGNELVIVAADGSVEKRVTLPADIADAMGGQGIEGVAVDGDAIWVALQRELETDPPGVARLGRYTPDSDSWEWFGYQLDTTDTEGDWIGLSEIAVYDGSLLVLERDKLNGPDARVKAIYRVALPEDAGVTSATEAPQVLPKTLARNLVPDLQATKGFVQEKVEGFAVAGNGNLYVVTDNDGLDDANGETQFLDLGPAATALGG; this is encoded by the coding sequence ATGGCCGGGACGAATCGGGGCACTGCGCGGCGGGCGGCGACCGCGGTGGCGATCACCGCCGTCGTGGTGGCCGGGTGCAGCACCGACAACCAGGACGACGCGGGTGACACGGCAGCACCCGACACTCCCCGCGCCACGTCGCCGATCGACTTCGACCTGCCGGCCGCGCAGCGCTATCACCGCACCGCCACCTACCCGGTGTATCTCAACAAGCCCGAGGGCGACTCGGTCGACGCCGAGACCGTCGCGGAGATCTCCACCGTCACCCCGGACGGCAACACCGTCATCTACACCGACGCCGCCGCCAAGCGCATCGGCTTCGTCGACGTCGCCGACCCGGTCAACCCCGTCGGGCAGGGCACGCTGTCGCTGGAGGAGCTCGGCAACGCCGACGACCAGCCCACCTCGGTGGCGGCCGTGGCCGACGTCGTGCTGGTGGTCATCGACACCACCGGCGGCGATTTCGCGAACCCGTCCGGGCGCGTCGACATCGTGCGCGTCAGCGACCGCACCCCGGTGCACAGCATCGACCTCGGTGGCCAACCGGATTCGATCGCCATCAGCCCCGACGGCTCGTTCGCGGCGATCGCGATGGAGAACCAGCGCGACGAGGAAGCCACCCCGCCCGGCGGGGAGGAAGGCGACCTGCCCCAGCCGCCGACCGGCTTCCTGCAACTCATCGACCTCGCGGGAGAGCCGAACACGTGGTCGGCGCGCCGCGTCGACTTCGACGTCGAGGCGGCCCGCTCGGCCGGTCTGGACACCCCCGAAGACCTTGAACCCGAATACGTCAGCATCAACTCGCGCGGCCAGGTCGCGCTGACGTTCCAGGAGAACAACGGCGTCGCGATCATCGAGGGTCGCACCGGCGAGGTGACCAACATCTTCAGCGCCGGAAGCGAATCCGTCGAGGGCATCGACACCGCCGAGGACGGCACCATCGACCAGAGCGGCTCGATCTCCGACACCCCGCGCGAGCCGGACGCGATCGGCTGGGTCGGCGACGACCATGTCGTCACCGCCAATGAAGGTGACTGGAAGGGCGGCACCCGCGGCTGGACGATCTTCGACGCCACCACCGGCGAAGTGGTGTGGGACGCCGGCAACTCCTTCTCCCAGCTCGCCGTGCGCACCGGACTGCACATCGAGGGCCGGGCCGAATCGAAGGGACCCGAACCCGAAGGGCTGGCGATCACCGAGATCAACGGCACCCCAACCGCTCTCGTCGCCTCCGAGCGCAGCAACTTCGTCGCCGTCTACGACGTCAGCGACGTCACGGCACCGCAGTTCCGCCAGATCCTGCCCACCACACCCGGCCCCGAGGGTGTGCTGCCGATCCCGTCGCGCAACCTCCTGGTCATCTCGTCGGAGGCCGACGACGCCGAGGCCGGTGTGCGGGCGTCGCTGAACGTCTACGGCTTCGGGGATCGTTTTGCCGCCTCCGGCGGCGGTGACCAGTCCGCCGCCTCCGGCGGCACCCCGATGTTCCCGTCCATCGTCTCCGGTGATGTCGACGGCGCGCCGATCGGCTGGGGCGCCCTCGGCGCGCTGTCCGCCGACCCCGCAGACGAGAACCGCCTCTACACCGCCACCGACAACGCCTACGGCCCGGCGCGGGTGCTGGGCATCGACCTCACCCAGACGCCGGCGCTGATCGACACCGAACTGCCGGTCACCGACAACGGCGAGGCCGTCACCCTCGACGTCGAAGGGATCTCGGCGCGTCCGGACGGCGGCTTCGTCCTCGGTGTCGAAGGCGAGGAGGGCCCCGGCAACGAGCTGGTCATCGTCGCGGCCGACGGTAGCGTCGAGAAGCGGGTGACGCTGCCCGCCGACATCGCCGACGCGATGGGTGGGCAAGGGATCGAAGGGGTGGCGGTCGACGGGGACGCCATCTGGGTGGCGTTGCAGCGTGAGCTCGAGACCGACCCGCCGGGCGTCGCGCGGCTGGGGCGCTACACGCCCGACAGCGATTCCTGGGAGTGGTTCGGCTACCAGCTCGACACCACCGACACCGAGGGTGACTGGATCGGGCTGTCCGAGATCGCCGTGTACGACGGATCGCTGCTGGTGCTCGAACGCGACAAGCTCAATGGCCCCGACGCGCGGGTGAAGGCGATCTACCGGGTGGCCCTGCCCGAGGACGCCGGGGTGACCTCGGCCACCGAGGCCCCGCAGGTACTGCCGAAGACGTTGGCGCGCAACCTGGTGCCGGATCTGCAGGCCACCAAGGGTTTCGTGCAGGAGAAGGTGGAGGGCTTCGCGGTCGCCGGCAACGGCAACCTGTATGTCGTCACCGACAACGACGGCCTCGACGACGCCAACGGCGAGACCCAGTTCCTCGATCTCGGACCGGCGGCCACCGCGCTGGGCGGCTGA
- a CDS encoding GGDEF domain-containing protein, with translation MTKVPVGEAMQRRLLVALLAILLVLYSAAVVQAPLLADTRGEWIGAGLCVVGLGAAIGAGTHGARYLVAVSCLCAAPVVTMLFHRLIVAQVWSLIPLMFAAVYVRTWHRPAVARIVAVTLSAAAVAALWLAPAPAPWLWSVSFPVCILGAAEVVGVLHAALFDAALRDPLTGVWNRAGVDRRAGELVDRARRRNESVAVLVLDVDDFKAVNDRDGHAAGDIVLTQLARRLVAQLPEQAVIGRLGGDEFVVVLSGVDEGSARQIAGDLRGTGPVHVTAGVAVGRPVDGDGFTELLVTADDDLYRAKRHRNPGLR, from the coding sequence ATGACCAAGGTCCCCGTCGGGGAAGCCATGCAGCGCCGCCTGCTCGTCGCCCTCCTGGCGATCCTTCTTGTGCTGTACAGCGCCGCGGTCGTGCAGGCGCCGCTGCTGGCCGACACTCGGGGGGAGTGGATCGGCGCCGGATTGTGCGTGGTGGGGCTCGGCGCGGCGATCGGAGCCGGTACGCACGGCGCGCGGTATCTGGTCGCGGTGTCGTGCCTGTGTGCGGCACCCGTCGTCACGATGCTCTTCCACCGGCTGATCGTCGCGCAGGTGTGGTCGCTGATCCCGCTGATGTTCGCTGCGGTGTACGTGCGAACATGGCACCGCCCGGCAGTCGCGCGGATCGTCGCGGTGACCCTGTCCGCCGCCGCGGTCGCGGCGCTCTGGCTGGCGCCCGCGCCGGCACCCTGGCTGTGGTCGGTGTCGTTCCCGGTCTGCATCCTCGGAGCTGCGGAAGTGGTCGGCGTGCTGCACGCCGCCCTGTTCGACGCGGCGCTCCGCGATCCGCTGACCGGCGTGTGGAACCGCGCCGGGGTGGACCGCCGAGCCGGCGAGCTCGTCGACCGCGCGCGACGTCGCAATGAGTCCGTCGCGGTGCTGGTGCTCGACGTCGATGACTTCAAAGCGGTCAACGACCGCGACGGCCACGCCGCCGGCGACATCGTGCTGACTCAGCTCGCCCGCCGGCTCGTGGCGCAGTTACCCGAGCAGGCCGTGATCGGACGTTTGGGCGGTGACGAGTTCGTCGTCGTGCTGTCCGGCGTCGACGAGGGCTCGGCCCGCCAAATTGCCGGCGACCTCCGCGGCACCGGCCCCGTGCACGTCACCGCCGGCGTGGCCGTCGGCCGGCCGGTCGACGGTGACGGCTTCACCGAGTTGCTGGTGACCGCCGACGACGACCTGTACCGCGCCAAGCGTCACCGCAACCCCGGCCTCCGGTGA